The following is a genomic window from Deinococcus yavapaiensis KR-236.
GTCAACTCCACCGTTGCGTCAGCAGAGCGCGTCCTCGCGTCAAGGTCGCCGTGACGACGCGGTCGCTCGCCTCGTTGGAGACGGTGTGCCCGGAGCCGCGTTTCACGTGAGCGTCCGTGAGAGGCCAGCGCACGCCGCGCAAGGTGAGGCCCGCGAGATCGTCCACGGCGACGATGCTCACGATCTGCCCGAGCACGGCGCGAACGTCGACGCGCGCGAGAAGCGGCACGGCCGACTCGTCACCCGAGTGCAGTTCGACGTCCAAGCCTTCCTCCGCGCTTCGTAAGGCGAGCAGGACGAGGGCGAGGGTGTGATCGAGGCGTCCACCGAAGGCGCCCCAAAAGGTGACGTGTGTCGCGCCCGCTTCTCGGGCGTGGTGCAAGGCGAGTTCGGCGTCGGTGAAATTCTTGTCCCTCGGGACCGTGACGCGCTCGACGTTCCTGACGTCGAGGCCGTCGGAGGAATCGAAGTCGCCCACCCACAAGGTCGGCTCGACTTGCAGCAAGGACGCGTGCCGCACGCCGCCGTCCGCGGCGATCACGAGGGCGGGAGGCGTTTCTCGTCGGCGGCGCAGTTCGGGCGTGTCGGTCAGCGTGCCGCCCACGAGGATCCAGGCGTTCACGTGACGTCTCCCCTGCCCCCGTCGAGCGCGGCGAACCCGGCGAGCGCGAGGCCCATCAGGAGGGTGGCG
Proteins encoded in this region:
- a CDS encoding thiamine diphosphokinase gives rise to the protein MNAWILVGGTLTDTPELRRRRETPPALVIAADGGVRHASLLQVEPTLWVGDFDSSDGLDVRNVERVTVPRDKNFTDAELALHHAREAGATHVTFWGAFGGRLDHTLALVLLALRSAEEGLDVELHSGDESAVPLLARVDVRAVLGQIVSIVAVDDLAGLTLRGVRWPLTDAHVKRGSGHTVSNEASDRVVTATLTRGRALLTQRWS